One Streptomyces fagopyri DNA window includes the following coding sequences:
- a CDS encoding MBL fold metallo-hydrolase: MKLTVVGCSGSFPSAESACSSYLVEADGFRLLLDMGNGALGELQRHCGLYDLDAIFLSHLHADHCIDMCVYFVARYYRHEGGRCDPIPVYGPEGTEQRLTTAYADTPTASSMSEVFDFHTVKPGSFEIGPFTVHTERVRHPVEAYAIRVEHGGKSLTYSGDTGVTGTLDELARDTDLFLCEAAFTHGKENIPDLHLNGREAGETASRAGARRLLLTHIPPWTDPRINLADARTAYSGPADLAMPRMSYEI; the protein is encoded by the coding sequence ATGAAGCTCACCGTCGTCGGCTGCTCGGGGTCGTTCCCGTCCGCGGAATCGGCCTGCTCGAGCTACCTCGTAGAGGCCGACGGCTTCCGGCTGCTTCTCGACATGGGCAATGGTGCCCTTGGCGAGCTGCAGCGCCACTGCGGTCTCTACGACCTCGACGCGATCTTCCTCAGTCATCTGCACGCCGACCACTGCATCGACATGTGCGTGTACTTCGTCGCGCGCTACTACCGCCACGAGGGCGGCCGCTGCGACCCGATCCCCGTCTACGGACCCGAGGGCACGGAGCAGCGTCTGACCACCGCGTACGCGGACACTCCCACCGCCTCCTCGATGAGCGAGGTCTTCGACTTCCACACGGTCAAGCCGGGCTCGTTCGAGATCGGCCCGTTCACCGTCCACACGGAACGGGTCCGCCACCCCGTGGAGGCGTACGCCATCCGTGTCGAGCACGGCGGGAAATCGCTGACGTACTCCGGGGACACGGGTGTCACCGGGACTCTGGACGAACTGGCCCGCGACACCGACCTGTTCCTCTGCGAGGCCGCGTTCACGCACGGCAAGGAGAACATCCCCGACCTGCATCTCAACGGGCGTGAGGCGGGCGAGACGGCCAGCCGGGCCGGCGCCCGCCGGCTCCTGCTCACCCACATCCCGCCGTGGACGGACCCCCGGATCAACCTGGCCGACGCCCGCACGGCGTACTCGGGCCCGGCGGATCTGGCGATGCCGCGGATGTCGTACGAGATCTAG
- a CDS encoding Mov34/MPN/PAD-1 family protein, giving the protein MLTITQALVDQIVAHARQDHPDEACGVVAGPAGAGRPERFIPMLNAARSPTFYEFDSGDLLKLYREMDDRDEEPVIIYHSHTATEAYPSRTDISYANEPGAHYVLVSTADADDAGPFQFRSYRILEGEVTEEEVKVVEAY; this is encoded by the coding sequence ATGCTGACCATCACTCAGGCCCTCGTCGACCAGATCGTCGCGCACGCGCGACAGGACCACCCCGACGAGGCGTGCGGCGTCGTCGCGGGCCCGGCGGGCGCGGGCCGCCCCGAGCGCTTCATCCCCATGCTCAACGCCGCCCGCTCGCCCACCTTCTACGAGTTCGACTCGGGTGATCTGCTGAAGCTGTACCGCGAGATGGACGACCGCGACGAGGAGCCGGTGATCATCTACCACTCCCACACGGCGACCGAGGCGTACCCCTCCCGCACGGACATCTCCTACGCCAACGAACCCGGCGCGCACTACGTCCTCGTCTCGACCGCGGACGCCGACGACGCCGGCCCCTTCCAGTTCCGTTCGTACCGGATCCTGGAGGGCGAGGTGACCGAGGAGGAGGTCAAGGTCGTAGAGGCCTACTGA
- a CDS encoding PLP-dependent cysteine synthase family protein encodes MRYDSPLAAVGNTPLVRLPRLSPSADVRIWAKLEDRNPTGSVKDRPALHMIEQAEKDGRLTPGCTILEPTSGNTGISLAMAAKLKGYRMVCVMPENTSRERRDLLGMWGAEIIPSPAAGGSNTAVRVAKELSAEHPDWVMLYQYGNPDNAGAHYATTGPEILADLPSVTHFVAGLGTTGTLMGVGRFLRENKPDVKIVAAEPRYDDLVYGLRNLDEGFVPELYDASVLTTRFSVGSADAVTRTRELLQQEGIFAGVSTGAALHAAIGVGRKALAAGESADIVFVVADGGWKYLSTGVYTAATTEEAIATLQGQLWA; translated from the coding sequence ATGCGCTACGACTCCCCGCTCGCCGCGGTGGGCAACACCCCTCTGGTGCGCCTGCCGCGGCTCTCGCCGTCCGCGGACGTCCGCATCTGGGCCAAGCTGGAGGACCGCAACCCCACCGGCTCGGTCAAGGACCGGCCCGCCCTGCACATGATCGAACAGGCGGAGAAGGACGGCCGCCTGACACCCGGCTGCACCATCCTCGAACCGACCTCGGGCAACACGGGCATCTCGCTGGCGATGGCGGCGAAGCTCAAGGGCTACCGCATGGTGTGCGTGATGCCCGAGAACACCTCGCGGGAACGGCGTGATCTGCTCGGCATGTGGGGCGCGGAGATCATCCCGAGCCCCGCGGCCGGCGGCTCCAACACCGCCGTGCGCGTCGCGAAGGAACTGTCGGCCGAGCACCCCGACTGGGTGATGCTGTACCAGTACGGGAACCCCGACAACGCGGGAGCGCACTACGCGACGACCGGGCCGGAGATCCTCGCCGACCTCCCCTCCGTCACCCACTTCGTGGCGGGCCTCGGCACCACCGGCACCCTGATGGGCGTCGGACGCTTCCTCCGGGAGAACAAACCGGACGTGAAGATCGTCGCGGCGGAGCCGCGCTACGACGACCTGGTGTACGGGCTGCGCAACCTGGACGAGGGCTTCGTGCCCGAGCTGTACGACGCGTCCGTCCTGACCACCCGTTTCTCCGTGGGCTCCGCCGACGCGGTCACCCGCACCCGGGAGCTGCTCCAGCAGGAGGGCATCTTCGCGGGCGTCTCCACCGGGGCCGCGCTGCACGCCGCGATCGGCGTCGGCCGCAAGGCGCTCGCCGCGGGTGAGAGCGCCGACATCGTCTTCGTCGTCGCCGACGGGGGCTGGAAGTACCTGTCGACGGGGGTCTACACCGCCGCGACGACGGAGGAGGCCATCGCCACGCTCCAGGGACAGCTCTGGGCGTAG
- the rdgB gene encoding RdgB/HAM1 family non-canonical purine NTP pyrophosphatase, with translation MTRLILATRNAGKITELKAILADAGLTHDLVGAEAYPEIPDVRETGVTFAENALLKAHALARATGLPAVADDSGLCVDVLNGAPGIFSARWAGRHGDDKANLDLLLAQLSDIDEPHRGAHFACAAALALPDGTERVVEGQLRGTLRHTPAGTNGFGYDPVLQPEGQTRTCAELTPDEKNAISHRGKAFRGLVPVVRELLG, from the coding sequence ATGACCCGCCTGATCCTCGCCACCCGCAACGCCGGAAAGATCACCGAGCTGAAGGCGATCCTCGCCGACGCCGGCCTCACCCACGACCTCGTCGGCGCGGAGGCCTACCCGGAGATCCCCGACGTCCGGGAGACCGGCGTCACCTTCGCCGAGAACGCCCTCCTCAAGGCCCACGCCCTCGCCCGGGCCACCGGCCTGCCCGCCGTCGCCGACGACTCCGGCCTCTGCGTCGACGTCCTGAACGGCGCGCCCGGCATCTTCTCCGCCCGCTGGGCCGGCCGGCACGGCGACGACAAGGCCAACCTCGACCTCCTGCTCGCCCAGCTCTCCGACATCGACGAACCGCACCGGGGCGCCCACTTCGCCTGCGCGGCGGCGCTCGCCCTGCCCGACGGCACGGAACGGGTGGTCGAGGGCCAGCTGAGGGGCACCCTCCGGCACACCCCCGCGGGCACGAACGGCTTCGGCTACGACCCGGTCCTCCAGCCGGAAGGCCAGACCCGCACCTGCGCGGAACTCACCCCCGACGAGAAGAACGCGATCAGCCACCGGGGGAAGGCGTTCCGGGGGCTGGTGCCGGTGGTTCGGGAGTTGTTGGGCTGA
- the clpS gene encoding ATP-dependent Clp protease adapter ClpS, with translation MGRVTAPAPLETEKTESAEEVFAVPEPDVPWVTIVHNDPVNLMSYVTYVFQTYFGYTKDKATKLMLDVHHKGRAVVSSGTREEMERDVQAMHGYGLWATLQQDRK, from the coding sequence ATGGGCCGTGTGACGGCTCCCGCACCCCTAGAGACCGAAAAGACCGAGTCGGCGGAGGAGGTCTTCGCCGTGCCCGAGCCGGACGTTCCCTGGGTCACGATCGTGCACAACGACCCGGTCAACCTCATGAGCTACGTGACGTATGTCTTCCAGACGTACTTCGGGTACACCAAGGACAAGGCCACCAAGCTCATGCTCGACGTCCACCACAAAGGCCGGGCGGTCGTCTCCAGCGGCACGCGCGAGGAGATGGAACGCGACGTGCAGGCGATGCACGGCTACGGTCTGTGGGCCACCCTTCAGCAGGACCGGAAGTAG
- a CDS encoding PTS transporter subunit EIIC, producing the protein MSTASAAPAAAKKKGSGVMAVMQRIGRSLMLPVAVLPAAALLVRLGNTDMLGRPSFPTFFTKIAGFMAAGGNAILDNMALLFAVGIAIGFAKKSDGSTALAAVVGYLVFKNVLATFTDKNLPKVATAVDGKVVMIDAPVDAKVLGGVVMGIVVALLYQKFYRTKLPDWAGFFGGRRLVPILSAFAGLLIAIVFGYIWPVLGTGLHNFGEKLVGSGAVGAGIFGVANRALIPIGMHHLLNSYPWFQAGDYHGKSGDIARFLAGDPSAGQFMTGFFPIMMFGLPAACLAIVHCARPERRKVVGGMMLSIALTSFVTGVTEPIEFTFMFIAPVLYAVHALLTGVSLALTWALGMKDGFGFSAGAVDFGLNLGIASNPWGLVLVGLCFAVVYYVVFRFAITKWNLPTPGRESDEELAELLKAEAK; encoded by the coding sequence GTGTCCACGGCCAGCGCCGCTCCCGCGGCCGCCAAGAAGAAGGGCTCCGGCGTGATGGCTGTCATGCAGCGCATCGGCCGCAGCCTGATGCTGCCGGTCGCCGTACTGCCCGCCGCCGCGCTCCTGGTGCGGCTCGGCAACACCGACATGCTCGGCCGTCCGTCCTTCCCCACATTCTTCACCAAGATCGCCGGCTTCATGGCGGCCGGTGGCAACGCGATCCTCGACAACATGGCGCTGCTGTTCGCCGTGGGCATCGCGATCGGCTTCGCGAAGAAGTCGGACGGTTCGACGGCGCTCGCGGCGGTGGTCGGCTACCTGGTCTTCAAGAACGTACTGGCGACCTTCACCGACAAGAACCTGCCGAAGGTGGCCACGGCCGTCGACGGCAAGGTGGTCATGATCGACGCGCCGGTGGACGCCAAGGTCCTGGGCGGCGTGGTGATGGGGATAGTCGTCGCCCTGCTCTACCAGAAGTTCTACCGGACCAAGCTGCCGGACTGGGCGGGCTTCTTCGGCGGCCGCCGGCTCGTCCCGATCCTCTCCGCCTTCGCGGGTCTGCTGATCGCCATCGTCTTCGGCTACATCTGGCCGGTCCTCGGCACGGGACTGCACAACTTCGGTGAGAAGCTCGTCGGGTCGGGCGCCGTCGGCGCCGGCATCTTCGGTGTCGCCAACCGTGCGCTGATCCCGATCGGCATGCACCACCTGCTGAACTCCTACCCGTGGTTCCAGGCGGGCGACTACCACGGCAAGAGCGGCGACATCGCGCGCTTCCTGGCGGGCGACCCGAGCGCCGGCCAGTTCATGACCGGCTTCTTCCCGATCATGATGTTCGGCCTGCCGGCCGCGTGCCTCGCGATCGTGCACTGTGCCCGTCCCGAGCGCCGCAAGGTCGTCGGCGGCATGATGCTCTCCATCGCGCTGACCTCGTTCGTCACGGGTGTCACCGAGCCGATCGAGTTCACCTTCATGTTCATCGCGCCGGTCCTGTACGCGGTCCACGCGCTGCTCACCGGTGTCTCCTTGGCTCTGACCTGGGCACTCGGCATGAAGGACGGCTTCGGCTTCTCGGCCGGCGCGGTCGACTTCGGTCTCAACCTCGGCATCGCGAGCAACCCGTGGGGCCTGGTCCTGGTGGGCCTCTGCTTCGCCGTCGTCTACTACGTCGTCTTCCGCTTCGCGATCACGAAGTGGAACCTGCCGACGCCGGGCCGCGAGTCCGACGAGGAACTGGCGGAACTACTCAAGGCCGAGGCCAAGTAG
- the rph gene encoding ribonuclease PH codes for MSRIDGRTPEQLRPITIQRGWSKHAEGSVLVSFGDTKVFCTASVTEGVPRWRKGSGEGWVTAEYSMLPRATNTRGDRESVRGRIGGRTHEISRLIGRSLRAVIDYKALGENTIVLDCDVLQADGGTRTAAITGAYVALADAVTWAQNKKLVKPGRKPLTGTVSAVSVGIVGGVPLLDLCYEEDVKADTDMNVVCTGDGRFVEVQGTAEAEPFDRKELNALLDLAVSGCDELAAIQRAALDATVG; via the coding sequence ATGTCTCGAATCGACGGCCGCACCCCTGAGCAACTGCGCCCCATCACCATCCAGCGCGGCTGGAGCAAGCACGCCGAGGGCTCCGTCCTCGTCTCCTTCGGCGACACCAAGGTGTTCTGCACCGCCTCCGTCACCGAAGGCGTCCCGCGCTGGCGCAAGGGCAGCGGCGAAGGCTGGGTCACCGCCGAGTACTCCATGCTCCCGCGCGCCACCAACACCCGCGGCGACCGCGAGTCCGTCCGCGGCAGGATCGGCGGCCGCACCCACGAGATCAGCCGCCTGATCGGCCGCTCCCTGCGCGCCGTCATCGACTACAAGGCGCTCGGCGAGAACACCATCGTCCTCGACTGCGACGTCCTGCAGGCCGACGGCGGCACCCGCACGGCGGCCATCACCGGCGCCTACGTCGCGCTCGCCGACGCCGTCACCTGGGCGCAGAACAAGAAGCTGGTCAAGCCCGGCCGCAAGCCCCTCACCGGCACGGTCTCCGCCGTCTCCGTCGGCATCGTCGGCGGCGTCCCCCTCCTCGACCTCTGCTACGAGGAGGACGTCAAGGCCGACACCGACATGAACGTCGTCTGCACCGGCGACGGCCGCTTCGTCGAGGTCCAGGGCACCGCCGAGGCCGAGCCCTTCGACCGCAAGGAACTCAACGCACTGCTCGACCTGGCCGTCTCCGGCTGCGACGAACTCGCGGCGATCCAGCGGGCGGCGCTCGACGCAACCGTGGGTTAA
- a CDS encoding MoaD/ThiS family protein encodes MAIEVRIPTILRTYTDGEKAVEGGGETLADLFADLETRHAGIQARIVDDGRLRRFVNVYLNDEDVRFLDGIDTKLTDGDNVTILPAVAGGMA; translated from the coding sequence ATGGCCATCGAGGTCCGCATCCCCACCATCCTCCGTACCTACACCGACGGCGAGAAGGCCGTCGAGGGCGGCGGGGAGACCCTCGCCGATCTCTTCGCCGACCTCGAGACCCGGCACGCGGGCATCCAGGCACGCATCGTCGACGACGGCCGGCTGCGGCGCTTCGTCAACGTCTATCTCAACGACGAGGACGTCCGCTTCCTCGACGGCATCGACACCAAGCTCACCGACGGCGACAACGTGACGATCCTGCCGGCCGTGGCCGGCGGCATGGCCTGA
- a CDS encoding DUF2017 domain-containing protein: protein MPGHFEPLPDGGAAVALDEVEISIIRSLAVQLLELIGPGPAEDAPDDPLAELFAEGPSEPPSDPVLRRLFPDAYGGPDVEASSPEQAEEQRAYSSEFRRFTENDLRAGKRENALVVIRCLDALTTAGDGGAVLKLSVPESGSWLRTLNDLRLAIGARLDVVDEEDTDLLYRLPDEDPRKPMVMAYLWLGGLQETLVETLMS, encoded by the coding sequence ATGCCAGGACACTTCGAACCGCTCCCCGACGGCGGCGCGGCCGTCGCGCTCGACGAGGTCGAGATCTCCATCATCCGCTCCCTCGCCGTGCAGCTCCTGGAGCTCATCGGTCCCGGTCCCGCGGAGGACGCCCCCGACGACCCGCTCGCGGAACTGTTCGCGGAGGGCCCCAGCGAGCCGCCCTCCGACCCGGTGCTGCGGCGACTCTTCCCGGACGCCTACGGCGGCCCCGACGTCGAGGCCTCCTCGCCGGAGCAGGCCGAGGAGCAGCGGGCGTACTCCTCCGAGTTCCGCCGCTTCACCGAGAACGACCTGCGCGCGGGCAAGCGTGAGAACGCCCTCGTGGTGATCCGCTGCCTCGACGCGCTCACCACGGCGGGCGACGGCGGCGCGGTCCTCAAGCTCTCCGTCCCGGAGTCCGGGTCGTGGCTGCGCACGCTCAACGACCTGCGGCTGGCGATCGGCGCCCGGCTCGACGTCGTCGACGAGGAGGACACCGACCTCCTCTACCGCCTTCCCGACGAGGACCCGCGCAAGCCGATGGTGATGGCGTACCTCTGGCTGGGCGGTCTCCAGGAGACGCTCGTCGAGACCCTCATGTCCTGA
- a CDS encoding PTS transporter subunit EIIC, whose product MSADSAAVPARARWNNLFQGLQKMGRSLQLPIAVLPAAGILNRFGQPDMFGSDGLGWDSVSKVMKGAGGALLDGSLGLPLLFCVGVSIGMAKKADGSTALAAVAGFLVYFGVLHQFPESCAQQAKVIQNIGCQLPDTSVTAFTYQNPGVFGGIVMGLLTAYFWQRFHRTRLVDWLGFFNGRRLVPIIMSFVAIVFAALCLWIWPPIGDGLQTFSDWLVSLGAWGAGVFGVANRALLVIGLHQFLNVPIWFQFGSYTTPDGTVVHGDINMFLQGDPNAGQFTSGFFPIMMFALPAACLAMTHCAKPHRRKEIGGMMLSLALTSFVTGITEPIEYSFVFIAPVLYAVHALLTGVSMAVTWGLGVHDGFSFSAGLIDYVINWNLATKPWAIIPIGLCFAVVYYVVFRFAITRFDLRTPGREPEEEVEDLTKA is encoded by the coding sequence ATGAGTGCCGACAGCGCCGCCGTACCCGCGCGCGCCCGCTGGAACAACCTGTTCCAGGGGCTGCAGAAGATGGGCCGCAGCCTTCAGCTCCCCATCGCGGTGCTGCCTGCCGCGGGCATTCTCAACCGCTTCGGCCAGCCCGACATGTTCGGCTCGGACGGACTCGGCTGGGACAGCGTCTCCAAGGTCATGAAGGGCGCGGGCGGGGCGCTGCTCGACGGTTCGCTCGGGTTGCCGCTGCTGTTCTGCGTGGGTGTGTCCATCGGCATGGCGAAGAAGGCGGACGGTTCCACCGCGCTCGCGGCGGTCGCGGGGTTCCTCGTCTACTTCGGTGTGCTGCACCAGTTCCCGGAGAGCTGCGCGCAGCAGGCGAAGGTCATCCAGAACATCGGCTGCCAGTTGCCCGACACCTCCGTGACGGCGTTCACGTACCAGAATCCGGGGGTCTTCGGCGGCATCGTCATGGGGTTGCTGACCGCCTATTTCTGGCAGCGGTTCCACCGCACCCGACTGGTGGACTGGCTCGGCTTCTTCAACGGGCGGCGGCTCGTGCCGATCATCATGTCGTTCGTGGCCATCGTGTTCGCGGCGCTGTGTCTGTGGATCTGGCCGCCGATCGGGGACGGTCTGCAGACCTTCAGCGACTGGCTGGTCAGTCTGGGCGCGTGGGGTGCGGGCGTGTTCGGCGTGGCCAACCGGGCGCTGCTGGTGATCGGCCTGCACCAGTTCCTGAACGTGCCCATCTGGTTCCAGTTCGGCAGTTACACGACGCCGGACGGGACGGTGGTGCACGGTGACATCAACATGTTCCTGCAGGGGGACCCGAACGCGGGTCAGTTCACCTCGGGCTTCTTCCCCATCATGATGTTCGCGTTGCCGGCCGCCTGTCTGGCCATGACCCACTGTGCGAAGCCGCATCGCCGCAAGGAGATCGGCGGCATGATGCTCTCCCTCGCGCTGACGTCGTTCGTCACGGGCATCACCGAGCCCATCGAGTACTCGTTCGTGTTCATCGCGCCGGTGCTGTACGCCGTCCACGCGCTGCTCACCGGTGTCTCCATGGCGGTGACCTGGGGGCTGGGCGTGCACGACGGGTTCAGTTTCTCGGCCGGTCTCATCGACTACGTCATCAACTGGAACCTGGCGACGAAGCCGTGGGCGATCATCCCGATCGGGTTGTGCTTCGCCGTCGTGTACTACGTGGTCTTCCGGTTCGCGATCACCAGGTTCGACCTCAGGACGCCGGGGCGGGAGCCGGAGGAGGAGGTCGAGGACCTCACCAAGGCGTAG
- a CDS encoding type II toxin-antitoxin system PemK/MazF family toxin — MDTSWWLALAAVVLLALVATLVDGWGRRGRRPAARTRPPGRPGRRLAGVRRGTRPRPAEIWWANVPYEDTAGGKDRPCLVLTVRRGRATVAKITSKYHDERAGVIPLPPGAVGDAHGRASFLETDELREVSVREFRRRVGVVDPVLWDQVRHLAD; from the coding sequence ATGGACACGTCCTGGTGGCTCGCGTTGGCGGCCGTGGTGCTGCTCGCGCTCGTCGCGACGCTGGTGGACGGCTGGGGACGCCGTGGGCGCCGGCCCGCCGCGCGAACCCGGCCGCCCGGCCGCCCCGGCCGGCGGCTCGCCGGGGTGCGGCGGGGGACGCGGCCCCGGCCGGCGGAGATCTGGTGGGCGAACGTTCCCTACGAGGACACCGCCGGGGGGAAGGACCGCCCGTGTCTGGTCCTGACGGTGCGGAGGGGACGGGCGACCGTCGCGAAGATCACGAGCAAGTACCACGACGAGCGGGCCGGGGTGATTCCGCTGCCGCCCGGGGCGGTCGGTGACGCGCACGGGCGGGCGAGTTTCCTGGAGACGGATGAGCTGCGCGAGGTGTCCGTCCGGGAGTTCCGGCGGCGGGTAGGGGTGGTCGATCCGGTCCTGTGGGACCAGGTCCGCCACCTCGCCGACTGA
- a CDS encoding putative leader peptide: protein MVSQDVSEKTPGTLLVARLHVDLCRLQSAICTR from the coding sequence ATGGTTTCCCAGGACGTGAGCGAGAAGACGCCGGGCACGCTGCTCGTGGCGCGGCTGCACGTCGATCTGTGCAGGCTGCAGAGCGCCATCTGTACGCGCTGA
- a CDS encoding glucose PTS transporter subunit EIIB, with translation MATKAEKIVAGLGGIDNIEEVEGCITRLRTEVVDPSKVDDAALKAAGAHGVVKMGTAIQVVIGTDADPIAADIEDMM, from the coding sequence ATGGCCACCAAGGCTGAGAAGATCGTCGCCGGGCTCGGCGGCATCGACAACATCGAAGAAGTCGAAGGCTGCATCACCCGCCTGCGCACCGAGGTCGTCGACCCGAGCAAGGTGGACGACGCCGCCCTGAAGGCCGCCGGAGCCCACGGCGTCGTCAAGATGGGCACCGCCATCCAGGTCGTCATCGGCACCGACGCCGACCCCATCGCCGCGGACATCGAAGACATGATGTGA
- a CDS encoding amino acid permease has protein sequence MTSSQVDRTDEPRAGSEAVGGDTPEEGYERGLGSRQVQMIAIGGAIGVGLFLVAGANIAKAGPSLILMYALAGVIIFFIMRALGELLLYRPVSGSFAEYSREFLGPFFGYFTGWTYWLMWVVTGMSELTAAAIYVHYWFPAVPQWVTALVFLVVLFVANLISVKLFGEIEFWFSMVKVTALIGMIVIGLGVLTFGFSSAGDTASVANLWQFDGFFPKGIGSSLMTLQGVMFAYLAVELVGVTAGESENPEKTLPKAINTLPWRIALFYVGALTVILCVVKWTEFAPGVSPFVEAFAKIGIPAGAGIVNFVVLTAALSSCNSGMYSTGRMLRTLADNGEAPRVFNKLSSTKTPAFGITVSVLFMGIGVILNYVVPEKAFGYVTSVATAAGIWTWLMILVSHILYRRAVDAGRLPASSFPAPGGAKCSWVAVVFLLFVTGLIAYDADSRICLYVMAVWAVALAVGWFVLKARNPQVTERREATFEKVG, from the coding sequence ATGACGTCATCGCAGGTCGACAGGACCGACGAGCCACGTGCCGGCAGTGAGGCCGTGGGCGGCGATACGCCCGAAGAGGGGTACGAGCGAGGGCTCGGAAGCCGCCAGGTCCAGATGATCGCGATCGGCGGCGCCATCGGCGTCGGTCTCTTCCTCGTCGCCGGGGCGAACATCGCCAAGGCCGGCCCCAGCCTCATCCTCATGTACGCCCTCGCCGGCGTGATCATCTTCTTCATCATGCGCGCGCTCGGCGAGCTGCTCCTCTACCGCCCGGTCTCCGGGTCCTTCGCGGAGTACTCCCGCGAGTTCCTCGGCCCGTTCTTCGGCTATTTCACCGGCTGGACGTACTGGCTGATGTGGGTGGTCACGGGCATGTCCGAGCTGACCGCCGCCGCGATCTACGTCCACTACTGGTTCCCGGCGGTTCCCCAATGGGTGACCGCACTGGTGTTCCTGGTCGTCCTCTTCGTGGCGAACCTGATCTCGGTGAAGCTCTTCGGCGAGATCGAGTTCTGGTTCTCGATGGTCAAGGTCACCGCACTGATCGGCATGATCGTCATCGGCCTCGGCGTGCTCACCTTCGGCTTCAGCTCCGCCGGTGACACCGCCTCCGTCGCCAACCTCTGGCAGTTCGACGGCTTCTTCCCCAAGGGCATCGGCTCGTCCCTGATGACCCTGCAGGGCGTCATGTTCGCCTACCTCGCCGTCGAGCTGGTCGGCGTCACCGCGGGCGAGTCCGAGAACCCCGAGAAGACGCTCCCCAAGGCCATCAACACCCTCCCGTGGCGCATCGCCCTCTTCTACGTCGGCGCGCTCACGGTCATCCTCTGCGTCGTCAAGTGGACGGAGTTCGCCCCCGGCGTCAGCCCCTTCGTGGAAGCCTTCGCGAAGATCGGCATCCCGGCCGGCGCGGGCATCGTCAACTTCGTGGTGCTCACCGCCGCCCTGTCCTCCTGCAACTCCGGCATGTACTCCACGGGCCGCATGCTGCGCACCCTCGCCGACAACGGTGAGGCGCCCAGGGTCTTCAACAAGCTCTCCTCGACCAAGACCCCGGCCTTCGGCATCACGGTCTCCGTGCTCTTCATGGGCATCGGCGTGATCCTGAACTACGTCGTCCCGGAGAAGGCCTTCGGCTACGTCACCTCGGTGGCCACCGCGGCCGGCATCTGGACCTGGCTGATGATCCTGGTCAGCCACATCCTCTACCGCCGCGCGGTCGACGCCGGACGCCTGCCGGCCTCGTCCTTCCCGGCCCCGGGCGGCGCGAAGTGCAGCTGGGTCGCGGTCGTGTTCCTCCTCTTCGTCACGGGCCTGATCGCCTACGACGCCGACTCCCGCATCTGCCTCTACGTGATGGCCGTGTGGGCCGTCGCGCTGGCTGTGGGCTGGTTCGTCCTCAAGGCACGCAACCCGCAGGTCACCGAGCGCCGCGAGGCCACCTTCGAGAAGGTCGGCTGA